Proteins co-encoded in one Oncorhynchus kisutch isolate 150728-3 linkage group LG1, Okis_V2, whole genome shotgun sequence genomic window:
- the mrpl20 gene encoding large ribosomal subunit protein bL20m, with protein MVFLTLSCWIRNRGPDRYWKVQEVLSNARHFRGRKNRCYSLAVRAVRRAFVYATKARKIKRRNMRTLWISRIAAASREHGMKYPALMHNLVKSSVEVNRRVLSDLAITEPKSFLSLAKLARARQQEGFGAALGDGKEPPGVFSRIVTLQ; from the exons ATGGTGTTTTTGACTTTATCTTGCTGGATCCGCAATCGTGGACCTGATCGATATTGGAAGGTTCAAGAAGTTCTCAGTAATGCACGG CACTTCAGAGGTAGAAAGAACAGATGCTACAGCCTGGCAGTGAGGGCAGTACGAAGGGCCTTTGTATATGCTACTAAGGCTCGCAAAATAAAACGACGTAACATGCGTACG TTGTGGATCTCACGCATCGCGGCAGCATCACGGGAGCACGGCATGAAGTATCCCGCCCTTATGCACAACCTGGTGAAG AGTAGTGTTGAGGTGAATCGACGTGTTCTGAGCGACCTTGCCATCACAGAACCTAAGTCATTCCTGTCTCTTGCAAAGCTGGCCAGGGCGAGGCAACAGGAGGGATTCGGTGCAGCGCTGGGCGACGGCAAAGAACCTCCTGGTGTCTTCTCACGCATTGTCACGCTACAGTGA
- the atad3 gene encoding ATPase family AAA domain containing 3 — protein sequence MSWLFGLNKGQPEAPPEFPVPPPPPPPAGGSGGGGDKPKDKWSNFDPTGLERAAQAAKELDKSRHAKEALDLARMQEQSVQMEHQTKIKEYEAAVEQLKGDQLRIQGEERRKTVGEETKQHQSRAQFQDRLARQRYEDQLKQQQALNEDNLRKQEDSVLKQEAMRKATIEHEMQLRHKNELLRVEAESKARARVERENADIIREQIRLKAAEHRQTVLETIRTAGAVFGEGFRAFVSDWDKVTATVAGLTLLAVGVYSARNATAVAGRYIEARLGKPSLVRETSRITVAEAIKHPIKMSKRLTSKPQDALEGVVLSPNLEERVRDIAIATRNTRQNKGLYRNILMYGPPGTGKTLFAKKLAVHSGMDYAIMTGGDVAPMGREGVTAMHKVFDWANTSRRGLLLFVDEADAFLRKRSTEKISEELRATLNAFLYRTGEQSNKFMMVLASNQPEQFDWAINDRIDEIVNFALPGPDERERLVRLYFDRYVLEPATGGRQRMKLAQFDYGKKCSDIAKRAEGMSGREISKLGVAWQAAAYSSEDGVLTEAMIDARVDEAMRQHLQKMDWLHGHTKEAGAKSTISPSAGPADSSKIGFTLPLGEPPQAQDVLTPALEIDNKPEAHVIQEELKLEVPAPPSSDCAELPVEEGTVPAKGEGVKAETVVTPQGEVAEGVSQTDAAPSSEGGTGKEGKTKAPPKDGTPV from the exons ATGTCCTGGCTGTTCGGACTGAATAAGGGGCAGCCCGAGGCTCCCCCGGAATTCCCGGTTCCACCGCCACCACCTCCACCAGCTGGCGGCTCCGGAGGTGGCGGAGATAAACCCAAGGACAAATGGAGCAACTTCGACCCAACCGGGCTGGAGCGAGCGGCCCAAGCGGCGAAGGAGCTCGACAAGTCTC GTCATGCCAAAGAGGCCCTGGATCTGGCTCGCATGCAGGAGCAATCTGTTCAGATGGAACACCAGACCAAAATCAAG GAGTACGAGGCAGCAGTGGAGCAGCTGAAGGGGGATCAGCTGCGTATtcaaggggaggagaggaggaaaactgtCGGCGAGGAGACCAAGCAGCATCAATCg AGAGCACAGTTCCAAGACAGACTTGCCAGACAGAGGTATGAGGATCAACTCAAGCAACAG CAAGCCCTGAATGAGGACAACCTTCGGAAACAGGAGGACTCTGTGCTTAAACAGGAAGCCATGAGGAAAG CAACAATTGAGCACGAGATGCAGCTGAGGCACAAGAATGAGCTGCTACGCGTAGAGGCGGAGTCTAAAGCGCGGGCACGTGTTGAGCGGGAAAACGCAGACATCATCCGTGAGCAGATCCGCCTGAAGGCAGCAGAgcacagacagactgtactagagaCTATACG GACTGCAGGTGCTGTGTTTGGGGAAGGATTCCGGGCTTTTGTGTCGGACTGGGATAAAGTTACAGCTACG gtggCAGGACTGACTCTGCTGGCTGTAGGTGTGTATTCTGCCCGGAACGCCACAGCTGTGGCGGGACGCTACATTGAGGCCCGACTTGGGAAGCCCTCATTGGTCAGAGAGACTTCTCGCATCACTGTTGCGGAGGCGATCAAGCACCCGATCAAG ATGTCAAAGCGCCTGACAAGTAAACCTCAGGATGCACTGGAGGGAGTAGTGCTCAGT CCTAACCTAGAAGAACGTGTACGTGATATTGCCATAGCAACTAGGAACACGCGTCAGAACAAGGGGCTCTACAGGAACATCCTCATGTATGGCCCACCAGGTACTGGCAAGACCCTCTTCGCCAAG AAGCTGGCAGTGCACTCTGGGATGGACTATGCAATCATGACTGGTGGAGATGTGGCGCCCATGGGCCGTGAGGGCGTCACCGCCATGCACAAAGTCTTTGACTGGGCCAACACCAGTCGCCGTGG cctgctGCTGTTTGTTGATGAAGCTGATGCATTCCTTCGCAAGAGGTCTACT GAAAAGATCAGTGAAGAGCTCAGAGCCACTTTGAACGCATTCCTGTATCGCACTGGAGAGCAAagcaacaa GTTCATGATGGTGCTGGCCAGTAACCAGCCGGAGCAGTTTGACTGGGCCATCAACGACCGCATTGACGAGATAGTAAACTTCGCCCTGCCGGGTCCtgatgagagggagaggctgGTGCGTCTGTATTTTGACAGATATGTGCTGGAGCCTGCCACAGGGGGAAGACA GAGAATGAAGCTGGCTCAGTTTGACTATGGAAAGAAGTGCTCGGACATCGCTAAGCGGGCAGAGGGCATGTCAGGCAGAGAGATCTCCAAACTGGGCGTGGCCTGGCAG GCGGCAGCCTACTCCTCAGAGGACGGCGTCCTGACGGAGGCCATGATTGATGCTCGGGTGGACGAAGCCATGCGGCAACACCTCCAGAAGATGGACTGGCTGCATGGGCACACTAAGGAGGCTGGGGCCAAGAGCACAATCTCTCCCAGCGCTGGACCAGCAGACAGCAGCAAGATAGGCTTCACTCTGCCTCTAGGGGAGCCGCCACAGGCCCAGGATGTGCTCACTCCGGCTCTGGAGATAGACAACAAACCAGAGGCCCATGTCATTCAGGAGGAGCTGAAACTAGAGGTGCCAGCCCCACCTTCATCAGACTGTGCCGAACTGCCTGTGGAGGAGGGGACTGTCCCGGCTAAGGGGGAGGGTGTCAAAGCAGAAACGGTGGTAACACCTCAGGGGGAGGTGGCAGAGGGTGTATCCCAAACTGATGCAGCCCCAAGCAGTGAGGGTGGGACAGGGAAGGAGGGGAAGACCAAAGCTCCTCCCAAGGATGGGACTCCAGTTTAA
- the LOC109906008 gene encoding transmembrane protein 240 → MQMATTTMIFMILGASLVMAVACLTDMNALLDRFHNYILPHLRGEDRVCHCNCGRHHVHYVIPYDGDQSLVDSAENYFVSDSVTKQELDLMLGLLLGFLLSWLLLWLDGALHAALRAWRAKQHHDVFSWSWVPRFCNLRDLGRRVHLRKLEDSSGNMVHIKQKLYHNGHPSPRNL, encoded by the exons ATGCAAATGGCCACAACCACCATGATCTTTATGATTTTGGGGGCTTCACTTGTGATG GCAGTAGCGTGTCTAACGGACATGAACGCTCTACTAGACCGCTTTCACAACTACATCTTACCACATTTACGAGGGGAGGACCGCGTCTGCCATTGCAACTGTGGAAG GCACCATGTCCACTATGTGATCCCGTATGATGGGGACCAGTCTCTGGTAGACTCGGCAGAGAACTACTTTGTGAGTGATAGCGTGACCAAGCAGGAGCTGGACCTGATGCTGGGGCTGCTGCTGGGCTTCCTCCTCAGCTGGTTACTGCTGTGGCTGGACGGGGCGCTGCACGCTGCCCTCAGGGCCTGGAGGGCCAAACAGCACCATG ATGTGTTCTCCTGGTCATGGGTTCCACGCTTCTGTAACCTGAGAGACCTGGGGAGACGGGTGCACCTGAGGAAGCTGGAGGACTCCAGTGGGAACATGGTGCACATTAAGCAGAAGCTGTACCACAATGGACACCCCAGCCCTCGTAACCTCTGA
- the ssu72 gene encoding RNA polymerase II subunit A C-terminal domain phosphatase SSU72 has product MPSHPLRVAVVCSSNQNRSMEAHNILSKRGFDVRSFGTGSHVKLPGPAPDKPNVYDFKTTYEQMYNDLVRKDKELYTQNGILHMLDRNKRIKSRPERFQSCKDQFDLVITCEERVYDQVLEDLSSREQETFTPVHVINVDIQDNHEEATLGAFLICELCQCIQHTDDMENEMDELLQEFEDKSNRPFLHTVCFY; this is encoded by the exons ATGCCGAGCCACCCGCTGCGCGTGGCGGTGGTGTGCTCGAGCAACCAGAACCGCAGCATGGAAGCGCACAACATCCTCAG CAAACGTGGCTTTGACGTGCGCTCTTTTGGGACAGGGTCCCATGTGAAGCTACCTGGTCCAGCACCGGACAAGCCCAATGTGTATGACTTCAAAACGACTTATGAACAGATGTACAACGACCTGGTCCGCAAGGACAAGGAGCT ATACACGCAGAACGGAATCCTGCACATGTTGGACCGCAACAAGCGGATTAAGTCCCGACCGGAACGCTTCCAGAGCTGTAAGGACCAGTTTGACCTGGTCATCACCTGTGAGGAGAGGGTCTACGACCAAGTGCTGGAGG ACCTGAGCTCTCGGGAGCAGGAGACCTTCACGCCGGTTCATGTCATCAACGTGGACATCCAGGACAACCACGAGGAGGCCACACTGGGGGCTTTCCTCATCTGtgagctgtgtcagtgt ATCCAGCACACCGATGACATGGAAAACGAGATGGATGAGCTTCTGCAAGAGTTTGAGGACAAGAGCAACAGGCCTTTCCTCCACACAGTCTGCTTCTACTGA